The window GTTTGCGCAACCTCAGCCTCAGCTACCAGTTCTCCAGGGACCTGTTAGGCAAGACCTTTATTGATGGTGCTTCCATTACCCTTACAGGGAACAACCTTTGGCTTATTACCAATTATTCAGGTTTCGATCCTGAGAGTTCCAGTTCTTCAGCAGGAAGTAATGTGGATGCCTTCAGTGGATTTACCTACCCTGCCGTAAGAAGCCTGTTGCTAACCTTGAACTTAAACTTTTAACCTGATCGATCATGAAAAAGATAACCCAATTCATCATAATGGCCGGGTTGGTAACGGGGCTCAGTTCCTGTGAGAAGTACCTGGACGTGAATACCAATCCAAACGCGGCCACCAAACCTCCCATTAAAGGTTTGCTATCCAGGGTGACCTATGATGCAGCCCAAAATGTATTCAGGGTTTCCAATATTACTTCCTATTACGTGCAGTACCTGTCTTCGCCCAACGCAGCCAGTCCGGCCGATACTTATGAACCCATTGATGCGAGTGGTACCTGGACGGAGTTGTATGATAACATGAGTGATGCCTACGACCTGCACCAGTTGGGCGTTGAGAATGGTTCCACCCAATACCAGGGTGTGGCAAAGGTCCTGCAGGCGATGGACCTGATCCATGTGCATGACCTCTGGGGTGCAGCACCATTCAGTAATGCTTTTACAGGGGCAAGTGTAGCGCCTACCTATGACAATGCGGAAACCATCTATGCCAGTATCCTGAAATTGCTGGATGATGGCATTGCCTTGCTGGGCCAGACACCCGCTGGCACCACATTGCCAACCGATAATTCCGACCTGATCCATAATGGGAATGTTGCCTCCTGGGTCAGGACAGCCCATGCATTGAAAGCCCGTATGCTCAATAGGGTAAGCAAGACCACCAATTACAATGCTTCCGCTGTTCTGGCAGAAGTTGAAGCTGCTTATACTGCACCAGGACAGGATGCTGCGATCAGGACCTTCGATGTGCGCAACCCCTGGTGCCAGGTGGCGGTCAACAACCAGGCGTTGCTGCTCGACGGCTGGTTATCGGAGCAGTTGATCGATGCCATGAACGGCAAGAGCTTTGGCATTTTTGATAAGCGCCTCGAGAAAATGACGGACCCAACCAAGTTTGGTGATTACAGGGGTACGCCAAATGGAAGGGGAAGGAGCGGATCCGGCATCAATAATGAGGAATGCTATATCAATACCACCGGGTATTATTCCAGCACCGGTTCGCCACTTTATATTGCAAGTTTGGAAGAAGTGCGTTTCATTGAAGCGGAAGCTGCATTGAGGGCAGGCAACAGGGAAAGGGCTTATGCCGCCTACCTGAAGGGAATCAGGGAAAGTTTTGATAAGATGGGTGTTGCCGCTGCAGACCGGGATGCCTACCTGAATGATGCCAGTGTTGCAGTTGGATCCGATGCCCTGACCCTTGAGTTGATCTTTAAGGAAAAGTACAAGGCGCTCTTCCTGAGTCCGGAAACCTGGTCGGATGCAAGGCGTGCGGATTACCAGTACAAGGATTTTGGATTGCCGCTGAACGCCTCTACATCAGCTTTTGTCAGGAGGTTGGTTTACCCCACTGTGGAAACCAGCCGGAATGGGGCCAATGCGCCTGATATTACAGATGTGACATCAAGGTTGTGGTGGGATCGCTGATCTTTTCGAATTGAACCAAACGGGGTGAATGCATTTCACCCCGTTTTTTTATGCCCTATACGGGATGATCATTTATCCGTTACATGGGGTACTGTGATGCTGCTGCCCGGGAATAGTGGTAAATTCATAGCCTGATCTCAGCCAATGCCCCTAGCGAATATCATTGGGAAGCTTAGTTCCTATATGCCTATCCTTAACTGGATGCCACGGTATCAAACGGGCCTGCTGACCAGTGACTTGGTGGCTGGTGTCACCCTTGCTTCCTTTGTATTACCGGAGTCGATGGCCTATGCTACCCTGGCAGGTGTTCCACCTTATTTCGGGATCTATTGTTGCCTTGTAGGAGGTTTGGTATTTGCCTTCTTCACCACCTCAAAACAAATGGCTATAGGTCCTACCTCCGCTATCTCATTGATGGTTGGGTCTACAGTGGCCACCCTTTCCGGCGGTGATCCTGCCCGATGGGCCGCCATTGCCGCCTTGTCTGCACTGGCAGTGGCATTGATCTGTTTTATTTCTTTTGGTTTCCGTCTAAGTTCATTGGTGAATTTTATCAGTGACAGTATCCTGCTCGGTTTTAAAGCCGGGGCTGCCCTTTCTATTATGGTCACACAGGTTCCCAAACTCTTTGGGGTAGAAGGAGGTGGTGCCCATTTCTTTGAACGCATTTGGTTGCTGGTGCAGCGGATTCCGGATTCAAATTGGGTAGTATTGCTCTTTGGCCTGGTTGCATTACTGCTGCTCTTTTTAGGTGATCGCTATTTCCCTGGTAAGCCCGTTTCCCTTGCAGTGGTCATTCTTTCCATAGTAGTGGTTAGCCTTACCAATTTAGCGTCTTTTGGTATTCATGTTACCGGCAATATACCCGGCACGCTACCTTCCTTCGGCCGTCCATCCCTGCGTTTCAAGGACGTGGATGGGGTCTTGGAATTGTCCATTGCCTGCTTCCTTATGGGATATATAGAAACTGTGTCTGCGGCCCGCACTTTTGCCATCAAGCATGGTTATGATGTCAATGCAAGGCAGGAATTATTGTCCATGGGATTTGCCAATCTTGGCACGGCATTTTTCAGTGGCTATGTGGTGGCAGGAGGGTTATCACAGTCAACGGTCAATGATAAATCAGGTGCCAAAACCCCTTTGTCCCTTATATTCTGTTCTGCTGCACTTTCAATCATCCTGTTGTTCCTGACGGGATTGTTGTATAACCTTCCTGAAGTGATGCTGGCTGCTATTGTATTACATGCAGTGTCGGGATTGATCAAAGTGAAAGAACTCAAACGCCTTCGCCAACTAAGCCGGATGGAATTTACCGTTGCAATGTTCGCTTTTGGATCTGTTCTGCTCTTTGGCATATTAAAAGGGGTATTGCTGGCTGTTATGATGTCGCTGGTGATGCTGATCAAACGGTGGTCTGATCCCTATGTTGCTGTGCTGGGTCGGATCGGGGAGTCCCATTCTTATTCTGATGTGGCGCGACATCCTGAGAATATCCAATATCCGGGTATCCTCATCCTTCGGCCGGAAACAGCTATCGTTTATTTCAACAGCGAGAACCTCCAAACGAAGATCGCACAGCAGATCCTGGACAAGGGAAAGGACTTGAAACTGGTGGTGCTTGACCTGTCCGTTTCGATCTATGTAGATGTATCGGGCTCCAAAATGCTGCTCCAGCTTTCGGAACAGTTGGAAAAGCAAGGGGTGCTCCTCCGTATTGTTGACGCTCACTCCAAGGTTCGGGATATCCTTCGTAAACAGGGCATCGAAAAAATGGTAGGGCATGTCAGCCGGAAGGTCACCATTGCAGATGTTGTGGAGGAGTATACTACCGGGAATACCGGGATGGATACCTAAACTGTAAAGGTGCTGACCTTGGTAATGGCGATCCCCGCCAGCACTTGAATATTTAAAAGCAGCAGAAATCTTAGTGTATGGTTTCTTGGTGTAAATGTTGAATTAATACGTTCCCCATATTTGTGCCTACCTGAATTGTTCCCGGAAAGTTTATGGGTTATCTCCTGGCTTTAAAGAAGTCTTTCATCAATTGCGCGCATTCTTCTTTCAGTACTCCTTTTTCAATGGTGGCTTTCTGGTGAAATGGCCATTGGTCGCGCGTGATGTGTTCATGACCATTCTTTTCATCACTCGCGCCCCAAACGATACGGCCAACCTTGCTCCAGTATAGGGCACCCGTGCACATCAGGCAGGGTTCCACCGTTACATACAAGGTGGCATCAGGAAGGTATTTGGCACCCAGAAGGTTGAAGGCAGAGGTCAGGGCGATCATTTCGGCATGCGCCGTAGGGTCATTCAGTTTTTCCACCTGGTTATAACCCCTCGCTACCACCCTGCCATTCATGACCACCACTGCGCCCACTGGTACTTCGCCCTCTTCAAAGGCCCTTTGGGCTTCCCGGAGGGCGTGTCGCATAAAATGCTCGTCATTCAGCATACAGCGAAATTAATCATTCGGCTGATTGGTTTGGGAAAACCTGTTGCCAGGGTCTTCTTGTCCATTTCTGGCTAATTGTAGCGCAAGTATTGAAATGATGTTAACTTAGTATAGTGAGGCTGTCCCCGTTGAAGCTGACCTGAATCATTACAATAAAATTAGTCCATGATGACCCAATCGATTGCCCCATCTGCTGATGTAAGCACCTCTGCGCTGACCGGTAAACTGAATGCCATGCGTCAGTATTTCCAATCCGGTGCTACCCGTTCCTATGGTTTCCGGCGCGCCCAGCTGGAGCGTTTACGTTCAGCGCTCTTGCACCATGAAGCGGAATTATATGATGCCCTGCATCGCGACCTGCATAAGAATAAGGAGGAAGTATGGATCACCGAAACCGGTTTTGTGCTGGCAGAGATCAAGGCTACCATCAAGGACCTGAAGCGTTGGATGAGTCCTGAGCGTGTGTCCACCAATATGCTCAATCTTCCATCGACCAGTTATATCTATAAGGAGCCAATGGGTGTGGTATTGATCATCGGGCCCTGGAACTATCCGCTGCAACTATTGTTCAGTCCACTGGTGGGCGCCATAGCAGCAGGTAATGTGGTGGTGCTGAAGCCTAGTGAGTTTGCACCTGCCACGGCGGTGGTGATGCGCAAGATTATTGAGTCGACCTTTGAACCGGAGTATATCAGTATGGTGGAAGGGGATGGCGCAGTGGTGATCCCGGCCATGATGAATGAGTTCAGTTTTGATCATGTGTTCTTTACCGGTAGTCCGGCCATTGGAAAGATCATCTATGAGATGGCTGCCAAAAGAATGGTGCCCGTTACCCTGGAGCTGGGCGGCAAAAGCCCTTGCGTAGTGGAGTCCGATGCTAACCTGAAAGTGGCTGTGAAAAGGATCGCTGTGACCAAATTTTCCAATGCGGGGCAAATGTGTGTTGCCCCTGATTATATCCTTGTGCATGAGTCCGTGAAAGCTGCTTTTATCGAAGAGATGAAACACTGCATCCTCAAATTCTTTTCTGAAGACGCAAAGCAGAGTTACAATTATGGAAGGATCATCAATGCCCGTCAATTGGCCAGATTGCGTTCCTATCTGGCCAATGGGAATATTTTGCATGGTGGTTCTTTTGATGAGGATTCCCTTTACCTGGAGCCTACACTCATGGAGCCCTATTCCCTCGATGTGCCTGTAATGCAGGATGAGATATTTGGTCCGATCCCGCCCATCATTTCCTTCCGGACAGCTGAAGAGGCGAGGGCCATCATCGCGAGGCACCCGAATCCACTTGCCTTTTATGTGTATACTTCCAGTAGTGTGAAAGAGGAGGAATGGATCAATGCCGTTCCTTTTGGCGGTGGATGCGTTAACAATTCCAGCTGGCACCTTACCAACCATAACCTGCCTTTTGGTGGAAGGGGTTTTAGTGGAACCGGGGCCTATCACGGTAAGTTCTCCTTTGATGTGTTCAGCCACCGCAAGTCCGTAATGAAAACGCCCACCTGGTTCGATCCCGCTATCAAGTACCCGCCATTCAAGGGTAAGCTTGGACTCTTTAAAAAAGTATTGGGCTGATGTGGAAGAAACTCCTGCTTGCCGGAACTTTGCTGGCCATTGTACTGTTAGTAATCTTTCAATCAAACGAGCATATGACCGGTAGGCAACGTATTTTGAAATGGTTCTATCCCGTGATCATGAAATTGTCGTCCCTCGGCGGCGCAAGGGATAAAGTATTGAAGGGAAAGGATATTGCTCCCCCTGTTGATTTTTATTCCCTTCGTTCCCAATTGGGCAATGGCACTGGTTTCGACTTCAGTCAACTGAAGGGAAAGAAAGTATTGCTGGTGAATACAGCCAGTGATTGCGGTTATACGGCACAGTATGAATCCCTGCAGGCGCTGCAGGAACGCTTTCCCAATGAACTGGTGGTGCTGGGATTTCCTGCCAATGATTTTAAGGAGCAAGAGAAGGGATCCGACGAGGAGATTGCCACCTTTTGTAAGGTCAACTTTGGCGTGAGTTTCCCGTTGATGAAGAAATCAGTGGTTGTCAATGGTGGCCAGCAAAACCCCGTTTTTGCCTGGTTGTCTGACCCTGCGCAGAACGGCTGGAACCAACAGGCCCCTACCTGGAATTTCAGTAAATACCTGGTGAATGAACAAGGACGCCTACTGGGGTATTTTGATCCCGGTGTATCCCCCCTCGATGATCAGATCGTACAATTAATCACTGCGCATTAACAATGGAAGAACCATTACGACTGGATAAATGGCTGGTGCAAAATGGCCTGGTGGAATCAAGGGAAAAAGCCAGGCAAATGATCGAGGCCGGGGTGGTGAAGGTAAACGGGAATGTGGTCACAAAGCCCGCCTTTCTTGTTGTCGAATCCAATACTATTGTAGTCACCGAAAAGGTCTTGCGTTACGTTAGCCGAGGGGCCCTGAAATTAGAGAAGGCCATCCGGACCTTTGGCCTTCAGCTGGCCGAAAAGGTAGTGCTGGATATTGGGGCATCTACCGGTGGCTTTACTGATTGCAGCCTGCAGCATGGTGCAAGGAAGGTTTTTGCCATCGATGTTGGTACAGACCAACTGCATCCCAGCCTGCGTTCGGATGATCGTATCCGTTATTGGGAACAGTTGCATATCAAGGACCTGAAACCTGGCGATCTTGGAGAACCAGTGGACCTGATCGTGATCGATGTTTCCTTCATCAGCCTTACACTTGTCTTTCCCTACCTTGACCAGTTCCTTCAGCCGGATGGGAAGATCATTGCCCTCATCAAGCCGCAGTTTGAAGTGGGACCGAAAGTCCACCTGAAAGGGGGGATTGTAAAGGACCGTAAGCTCAGGAAGCAAGCTGTCCTGGATGTGATGAAAAGTGCAGCTTCTTTCGGGTTCTATTTGCAGGATATTGTACCAACAGATGCTGATCCCTCCGTAAAGAATGTAGAATATATGGCCATGTTTGACCGCCGGTTGCCGGGCTTGCACGACAGCCTGGTATGGAAGAAGGCAGAACTGACCTAGCTGTCGCAGCTATAGGCCATCGCACCCATATCCACTTTCCTTCTTTCGAACTGGAAGCCGGTGTAGGTCCTGGTGATCTCATCCAGCACACTATCGATCTCCTCCACTGTTTTAAAAGTAACCAGCTTCAGCCGGTATTCGCGGATATTGGGAAGTCCTTTGAGGTAATTGTTATAATGCCTGCGCATTTCATTGATGCCGGCCAGGGCTCCTTTCCACTCTACAGACCTGTGCAGGTGTTTGCGGATCACTTCCACCCTTTGTTCAATGGTAGGAGGGGGGAGGTGTTCACCGGTGGCCATGAAATGCTTGATCTCATTGAAGATCCAGGGATAACCGATAGCCGCGCGGCCGATCATGATGCCGTCAACACCGAAGCGCTTCTTGTATTCCACTGCTTTTTCAGGGGAATCGATATCGCCATTCCCAAAGATGGGGATCTTGATCCTGGGGTTTTCCTTTACCCTGGCAATATGGGTCCAGTCGGCTTCTCCCTTATACAATTGGCTCCTGGTACGGCCGTGGATGGACAGGGCCTTGATGCCTACATCCTGGAGCCTTTCTGCTACTTCTACAATATTGATGGAGTCGTGATCCCAACCCAGCCTGGTCTTTACCGTTACCGGCAGGCGGGTGGATCTTACGCAAGCGGAAGTGAGGCGAACCATCAGGTTGATGTCTTTCAGCACCGCAGCCCCTGCTCCCTTGGTGACCACTTTTTTGACCGGACAGCCGAAGTTGATGTCGAGCAGGTCCGGGTTCACCGTATCCACGATCTGGGCACTCATGGCCATGGCTTCCTCATCCCCGCCAAAGATCTGGATGCCGATGGGGCGCTCGTAGTCAAAAATGTCCAGCTTTTGACGGCTCTTGATGGCGTCACGGATCAGTCCCTCACTGGAAATGAACTCGGTATACATGAGGTCTGCACCATTGTCCTTGCAAACGGCACGGAACGGCGGGTCACTCACGTCCTCCATCGGGGCGAGCAGTAAGGGAAACTCGGGTAACGCTATGTTATCTATTTTTACCACAGGCTGGGTTGCTAAAAAATACGCATCTTGCAGGGGATTGCCCTTTTGCAAAACGCGAAATTACTTACTAAAAGGCTAATCACTTCATTTTGGAGATATGAATAGTACCTATTTGAAATATAAACCGGCCTGGTTGCAGCTGTTTATTTTTGGATCGCTGACCTTCGGCATCTATCTCGTACTTGGTTTTGTAGCCTTTTATGGTGTGGCTCAATACTTTAACCTGCCAGTTCAGCAACTCACGGAGCTTTCCTTTGACAAGCCGGGGGTGCTGCCGGCGATGAAACTCCTGCAGGGATTGCTCTCTGTGGTCATCTTCCTTTTGCCTGCATTGGTCTTCGCCTATCTTTCCGATCCCAGGCCCCTGCCCTATGTGGGATTGCGTAAACCAATCCCCCCTGTTTTTTATGTACTGGGAGTGATCCTGTTGATCGGGGCCTTCCCGGTGGCCAGCTGGTTGTCCTACCTGAACCAGCACCTGCACTTGCCTGCTTCCATGAAATCCACTGAAGATGCCATGAAACTGGCTGAGGAGAATGCCAATAAATTACTGAAGGCCATGCTGGCCATGAAGGGAACCGGCGACCTGGTGGCCATGATCTTCCTGCTGGCGGTATTGCCCGCTGTTTGTGAGGAGTTGTTTTTCAGGGGCGTGCTGCAGCGTTTGTTTATCCAGATCACCACCAGGCCATTGGTTGGCGTGATCATTACCGCTGCCCTATTTTCGGCCTTCCATGGACAATTCTATGGTTTCCTGCCCAGGCTGATGCTGGGTGTGCTGCTGGGTTTGTTGTATTGGTATAGTGGCAGTATCTGGCCAAGCATTATCGGCCATTTCCTCAACAATGCCCTCCAGATATTCATGGTGTATAAAAACCCGGCCTTTGCCGACCAGGAACCCAACCTTTCCCCTGGTTGGGTCTTTGTGAGCCTGGCCCTTATTGCTGCGGTGATCTGGTACAGTATCAGGATTTCCCATACCCATTATGGTGAGGTGTACGATAATGATGAAGAATTATTCATGCCTACTGATAACGACACCAAACCCTTATAATATTTGATCCATGGCATTCAACTGGAAAACATTCAGGACCAGGAGTGGCACTGCTGTCATCTTTGTTTTGGTGATGATGGCTGGCCTGCTCTGGAACCATTGGTCCTTCTTCCTCCTGTTCTCGGTGATCCATTTTGGTTGCTGGTATGAATACCAAAAACTGACAGCGGGTTTTGAGCCTGATTATGCGGGCATCACCCCCTTCCACCGGTTTGGTGTGATGCTGGCAGGCTATGCGCTGATGCTCTTTCTCAGTGGCGACCAATTGGCATTGGGTGGCTTAAGCCTTCATTCCCTGGGTTGGTGGATGGGCTTGCTTTTCTTCTTCTTCCTTCCCATCATTGAACTGCTTTTCGCCCGGCGCATCCAGCCAAAGAATATCAAAGCTTCCTTTCTCGGCATTCTTTATATCTCCCTCAGCTGGGGATTGTTGCTGGACCTTCGCTGCATCGATGCGGTTTGGACCAGGGCGAACGGAAGTCCATTTGAACTGGGGAAGGTCTTGCCATTGGCCATCATCTTCTCCATCTGGATCAACGATACCATGGCCTATATCGTAGGGTCCCTGATCGGGAAAACCCCGCTATCGGTTATCTCCCCCAAGAAGACCTGGGAGGGGACCATCGGGGGTATCATCCTGAGCGTGGTGGTAATGGGACTTATTGCCAGGGGATTTGGTTTCCCGATTGTTGACGCCTGTATCATAGCCGCCATTGCTGCGATCACCGGAACAATAGGTGACCTTTTGGAGAGCAAGCTGAAGCGTATGGCAGGGGTGAAGGATAGCGGCAGTTTCATGCCTGGACATGGTGGTTTCCTGGATCGTTTCGATTCCCTGCTCTTTGCCACCCCATTCGTTTGGATCTATGTAAGGGCCTTCATGGAAGGTTGGTAAAAGCCGAATAGCATGGGTTATAGTCTCACAAGGTGCCGTTCCGGCAACCCTGAATTTCACTCCTGTACATCTCCTTAAAGGGTTATCTTTGCCCTATGGAATCAATCGTACAGCAGATCGCTGCATACAGGCAAGAAATATCGGAATACCAGGTTGACGGAGCTGCTTCGCTGGAAGCCTACAGGATCAAGTTTCTCGGTACCAAGGGCATTGTAAAAGGGTTGTTCGGTGAAATGAAGAGTGTCCCGAATGAACAGAAGAAGGATTTTGGTGCCATCCTGAACGAATTCAAAACCTTTGCTGAATCCAAATACGAAGAGTGGAAAGCTGCTATTTCCGCTACAGAGGAGAAGGGCAGTTCCATTGACCTGACCCTGCCCGGTGACCCGATGCCACTGGGTTCCAGGCACCCGATCAGCCTGGTGCGCAATGAGATCGTGTCTATTTTCAGGAGGCTCGGTTTTTCTGTAGCCGAAGGCCCGGAGATCGAAGACGACTGGCACAACTTTACAGCATTGAACCTGCCGGAGAACCACCCCGCCAGGGATATGCAGGATACTTTTTACCTGAACCAGGGCCCAGACTGGTTGCTTCGTACCCACACCAGTAATGTGCAGGTGAGGGAAATGGAGAAAGGCAAGTTGCCCATCAGGGTGGTATGCCCGGGAAGGGTTTATCGTAATGAGACCATTAGCGCGCGTGCACACTGCTTCTTCCACCAGGTAGAAGGCTTGTATATTGATGAGCATGTTTCCTTCGCCGACCTGAAGCAGACCCTCTATTTCTTTGTGCAGGAAATGTTTGGCAAGGATGTGAAGGTACGCTTCCGTCCCTCTTATTTTCCCTTTACGGAGCCCAGCGCCGAGATGGACATCAGCTGCCTGCTCTGTAATGGCGATGGTTGTAATGTTTGTAAGCATACCGGTTGGGTAGAGATCCTGGGTTGTGGCATGGTGCATCCGCAACTGCTGGAGAATAGCGGTATCGACAGTAATAAGTATACCGGCTTTGCCTTTGGTATGGGTATTGAACGCATTACCATGTTGAAATACCAGATCAATGACCTGCGACTGTTCAGTGAAAACGATGTTCGTTTCCTCAGGCAGTTCAATGCGGCTTTATAAATTATTCCTTTGTTCAAGCAGCCTTGCGGTTTTCCATCGCAAGGCTTTTTTATTGGGCAGGGAGCCCCTAAAAGGGGTTACCTTTAACCTTTAATCGAGACTTACGATGGTTAAGCAAATCTGTGTATGCGGTGCAGGAACGATGGGAGCCGGTATTGCCCAAGCGGCAGCCCAGCATGGGTTTTCGGTTGTCCTGTTCGATCTCAATGCAGCAGTTATCGGGAAGGCCGAAATGGCTGTGCAGTCCAACCTGGATACATTAGTGACCAAAGAAAAGATCAGTGCGGAAGAAAAGGAACGCATCCTCCAGCGAATGTTGTTTACTTCTTCTATCAATGATGCCAGGGCCGATGTGATCATTGAAGCCATCATTGAAAAACTGGAAGCCAAACAATCCCTGTTCAGCCAACTGGTGGCCATCAATGATCCTGGTGTGATCTACGCAACCAATACTTCTTCCTTGCCCGTGACCGCTATTGCCGCCACCCTTCCTGATCCTTCGCGGATGGTGGGCATGCACTTTTTCAATCCCGCCACCATCATGAAACTGGTTGAAGTGGTCAGGACGGATGCCAGTGATCCAGCTGTGGTGCAAGCCATCGTGGATCTGGCGAAGGCAATGGGTAAGACCCCCGTTTTGTGTAAGGATGCGCCCGGCTTTATCGTCAACCGCGTGGCGCGGCCTTATTATATTGAAGCCTTGCGGTTGGCAGAAGAAGGACTGGATTATGCCACCATAGATGCGCTGATGGAATCCTGTGGATTTAAAATGGGCCCATTCCGTTTAATGGACCTGATCGGTAATGATATCAACTACGCAGTGAGCTGCAGTGTGTATGATCAACTGGGCTCGCCGGAGCGGTTGAAGCCTTCGCCCATCCAGGAGGAAAGGGTGCGTTCGGGTAACCTTGGCCGTAAGACAGGAAGGGGCTATTACGAATATTGAAGCCTTTCAACGCTAATGCTTAGTTTTGATTTATGATGCAAGCCAATAGCCCTTTGGAGTCACGGGGTACCGTATTACTGACTGGTGGTACCGGTTTTCTTGGGGCCTATATCATGGAACACCTCCTGCGGGCAGGCTATAAGGTGAAAGCCTTGAAGCGCATTAGTTCCGCCATCCCATTCTTTATTGACCAGGCCATTCTTTCCGCTGTCCAATGGGTGGAAGGAGATGTGCTGGATGTGGTTTCCCTGATGGAGCATATGGAAGGTGTGGATGCCGTAGTGCATTCGGCAGCCGTAGTATCCTTCATCAGGACAGATCGCGAGAAAATGTACCAGGCCAATGTAGAGGGTACGGCCAATGTGGTGAATGTTGCACTGGAATTGGGGGTGCCAAGGTTGGTGCATATCAGCTCTGTCGCGGCCCTTGGACGGAGCGCCCAGGGGGAAAAGGTGAATGAAGAAAAGGCATGGGCCGCGAGCAATACCAATACCCATTATGCCATCAGCAAGTATAAGGCTGAGATGGAGGTTTGGCGGGGCTTTGGTGAGGGACTTGAAGGAGTGATCCTCAACCCGAGTACCATCCTGGGTTATGGCGATTGGAACAACAGCAGTTGTGCCCTGTTCAGGAATGTTTACAATGAGTTTCCCTGGTTTACCGAAGGCGTTAATGGTTTTGTATATGTGCATGATGTTGCCAAGGCAATTGTGGCTTTACTGGAAAGCGACATCTCTGGTGAAAGGTTTATCATCAATGGGGAGAACTGGAGCTTCCGCCAATTATTGAATACAATAGCAGACGGCTTCCGCAAGAAGCATCCCAATCGGAAGGCTACGCCCCTGCTTGGTGAGATCGCCTGGCGGATGGAAAAGGTGAAGTCGATGATCTCCGGCCAACGTCCGCTGCTCAGTAAGGAAAGTGCCAAGGTGGCCCATAGCAAGACCTATTTTGATAACCGCAAACTGTTAAAGTTCCTGCCGGAATTTCGCTATACCCCTTTGGAAGAGGCCATAGCCCTTTCCTGCAAACAATACCTCGACCGCCACGCTTAGCGTGGCCTCTTTTTTGTATGGTCTTCCGCATACCATCTGCCCAATTTGATCGTTTTATCCTTTTAACTGAATCCTTATGCAAAAACTGATCCTTGTTTTCCTCTTGTCCCTATGTTCATTTGCCCGGACGGCAAAGGCGCAGGAGCAATTTACCGTGACCGGCCAGGTGATCGACTCAGCTACGCAACAACCCCTGACCGGTGCCTCTGTTTTCTGCCAGAACACCACATTTGGTGTCATTACCAATGCTGAAGGCCGCTTTATCATCAAATTGCCCAAGGGCGGTTATGACCTGGTAGTTACTTATACCGGTTACCAGTCTTCCGGCCAGCGTATCAGTACAGCCAGTTCTGAACCATTGCTCATTGCCCTGAAGGCGAAAGACAAAAGTATGGAAGCGGTTACCGTTGCCGGGAGTAATGAAGTGCCGGATGGTTGGGCTAAGTATGGCAGTTTCTTCCAGGAGCAATTTTTTGGCTCCACTGCTAACGCCGCCCAGTGTACCCTGCTGAATCCGGAAGCCTTGCGATTCTTCTACAGCAAGAAGCGCAACAGGTTAAAGGTGCTGGCGAAGGAAGAACTGCAGGTGGTGAACAATGCACTTGGTTATAAGATCCGGTATCAACTGGATTCCCTCAGTTTTGAATACGGTACATCTATCAGCACTGTTTC is drawn from Flavihumibacter rivuli and contains these coding sequences:
- a CDS encoding carboxypeptidase-like regulatory domain-containing protein, which codes for MQKLILVFLLSLCSFARTAKAQEQFTVTGQVIDSATQQPLTGASVFCQNTTFGVITNAEGRFIIKLPKGGYDLVVTYTGYQSSGQRISTASSEPLLIALKAKDKSMEAVTVAGSNEVPDGWAKYGSFFQEQFFGSTANAAQCTLLNPEALRFFYSKKRNRLKVLAKEELQVVNNALGYKIRYQLDSLSFEYGTSISTVSGFPFFEKMTGTPEQETQWQKNRDIAYRGSKLHFMRSWYEGDLENEGFEIERVNTAAKNFEATRIANPYDSNFYQVDSAMVDIDLKGRFRIKYKNELPDPKFVKEFKLPSQIRVQLSILDILDAFTIEENGYWFEQADLINTGYWSYERMAEAVPYDYEPGD
- a CDS encoding NAD-dependent epimerase/dehydratase family protein, with protein sequence MMQANSPLESRGTVLLTGGTGFLGAYIMEHLLRAGYKVKALKRISSAIPFFIDQAILSAVQWVEGDVLDVVSLMEHMEGVDAVVHSAAVVSFIRTDREKMYQANVEGTANVVNVALELGVPRLVHISSVAALGRSAQGEKVNEEKAWAASNTNTHYAISKYKAEMEVWRGFGEGLEGVILNPSTILGYGDWNNSSCALFRNVYNEFPWFTEGVNGFVYVHDVAKAIVALLESDISGERFIINGENWSFRQLLNTIADGFRKKHPNRKATPLLGEIAWRMEKVKSMISGQRPLLSKESAKVAHSKTYFDNRKLLKFLPEFRYTPLEEAIALSCKQYLDRHA